TTTTATTTGTGCCCTTCTGAAAGTTCAACTAACAAGTAAGGAGGTACACAATGGCTAACGGAACAGTAAAGTGGTTCAACGATTCCAAAGGCTTCGGCTTCATCACCAGTGAAGACGGCACCGATGTATTCGTCCACCATACGTCCATCCAGGGCAACGGCTTCAAGTCCCTTGCCGAGGGTGACAGCGTTACGTTCGATACCGAGAAAGGCCCTAAAGGTCCCAAGGCAGTCAACGTCGTAAAAAAGTAGTGCACCGAAGAGAACCCCCTGCTCATCGCAGGGGGTTTTTCTTTGCCAAGGAGGGATCGAAATGATGAGCAAGCAAAAGAATGCCGAGCGCCTCGAAAGGAAGCAGCAGCAGATCGATGCGGGTCCGGTATCCGCCCGTTATCCGGGT
The Nitrospirota bacterium DNA segment above includes these coding regions:
- a CDS encoding cold-shock protein, translating into MANGTVKWFNDSKGFGFITSEDGTDVFVHHTSIQGNGFKSLAEGDSVTFDTEKGPKGPKAVNVVKK